From the genome of Chelonia mydas isolate rCheMyd1 chromosome 2, rCheMyd1.pri.v2, whole genome shotgun sequence, one region includes:
- the TIMM21 gene encoding mitochondrial import inner membrane translocase subunit Tim21 — MFSASFMRVIQCSEKLQGSPGKWLFAPHGKVFLRTSRCFRWGQEFAHRESVLRPRMFFQGAKQNIWTQEGSLRAGNKSKQVSVQRSQKGGAPVSAAQKVKEAGRDFTYLIVVLVGIGVTGGLFYVIFKELFSSSSPSKIYGDALEKCRSHPEVIGVFGEPIKGYGEPTRRGRRQLVSHIEYVKDGLKYMRLKFYIEGSERGKQGTVHVEVKENPESRRYEYRYIFVDIEAYPRRTIVIEDNR, encoded by the exons ATGTTTTCTGCTTCGTTTATGCGAGTTATTCAATGCAGCGAGAAGTTACAAGGCTCTCCAGGAAAGTGGTTGTTTGCACCCCATGGGAAGGTGTTTCTAAGGACTTCGCGGTGTTTTAGGTGGGGGCAGGAATTTGCTCACAGAGAATCTGTGTTGCGCCCTCGTATGTTCTTCCAAGGTGCTAAACAAAATATCTGGACCCAGGAGGGGTCCctgagagctgggaataaaagcAAACAAGTATCGGTGCAAAGAAGTCAAAAAGGAGGAGCACCCGTGTCGGCTGCTCAGAAAG TGAAAGAAGCTGGAAGGGATTTCACCTACTTAATAGTGGTGCTCGTTGGGATTGGTGTTACAG GTGGTTTGTTCTATGTGATTTTTAAAGAACTATTCTCTTCCTCCAGTCCCAGTAAGATCTATGGCGATGCCTTGGAGAAATGCAGATCTCACCCAGAG GTAATAGGTGTTTTTGGTGAACCCATTAAAGGTTATGGTGAGCCAACGCGACGAGGAAGACGACAGCTTGTCAG TCACATTGAGTATGTAAAAGATGGATTGAAATACATGCGCTTGAAGTTCTACATTGAGGGCTCAGAACGTGGAAAGCAAGGAACAGTCCATGTGGAAGTGAAAGAG AATCCTGAAAGCAGAAGATATGAGTACCGTTATATATTTGTGGACATTGAGGCCTACCCTAGAAGAACTATTGTAATTGAAGATAATAGATAG